From the genome of Methanobacteriales archaeon HGW-Methanobacteriales-1, one region includes:
- a CDS encoding MFS transporter, whose amino-acid sequence MRGCFMEEKVQIGWITLIVVSLSAFVIALDTTFMNVAITTLVKDLNTTVGTIQFIIAIYALTMAALMLIGGKLQDVMGKKRTFLIGAAIYGIGTTIAALSFNPFMLLIGWSILEGIGAALMTPATASIISGTYHGNDRTFALAIWTAMAGVAAAIGPLFGGFLTTFFSWRWGFGLELLIILTILAYSGHIKYFKPIMERSDIDVLGAILSAVGIVVLVLGVLLLNSFKTWGYAPYCMGAGILILIVFYFYEKSRIAQNKIPLFDVHLLKNRDFTLGTSTRLLMNLALAGTVFVMPVFLQAVSGADAFTTGLILMPLTVGLLVFSIIASKISGRLPHRTIIAMGFAVALLGAIILRSQFSLYTQLIDLVPGMFCLGVGLGLSIPLTADVILTSAGDKKQADASGFMSTGANLGSSMGTAVIGVILILGAISGMYTAIDANYPDQITKQQYKENIGFYFEKLKTANIEQLKNQKSVASNMVNTTITTAMKYAMDAVSLFMLLGLILALFLRPISKEG is encoded by the coding sequence ATTAGAGGATGTTTCATGGAAGAAAAAGTACAAATTGGTTGGATTACCTTAATTGTTGTCTCACTGTCAGCTTTTGTAATTGCTTTAGATACTACATTTATGAATGTGGCCATAACTACTCTGGTTAAAGATCTAAACACAACTGTGGGAACTATTCAGTTTATAATTGCTATCTATGCACTCACCATGGCAGCACTAATGTTAATCGGCGGAAAACTCCAGGATGTAATGGGTAAAAAGCGCACATTTCTTATTGGGGCTGCTATTTATGGTATTGGAACTACTATTGCTGCTTTGAGCTTTAACCCATTCATGTTACTTATTGGATGGTCTATTTTAGAAGGCATTGGTGCCGCTTTAATGACTCCGGCCACAGCATCTATTATCAGTGGAACCTATCATGGTAATGACCGTACATTTGCCCTGGCCATATGGACTGCAATGGCCGGAGTGGCTGCAGCGATTGGGCCATTATTTGGGGGATTTTTAACTACATTCTTTAGTTGGAGGTGGGGGTTTGGTCTGGAATTGCTTATTATATTAACCATTCTTGCTTATTCTGGTCATATTAAATACTTCAAACCAATTATGGAACGTTCAGATATCGATGTTTTGGGAGCCATACTTTCTGCGGTAGGTATAGTGGTCCTGGTATTGGGCGTTTTATTACTTAACTCATTTAAAACATGGGGCTATGCTCCTTACTGTATGGGGGCTGGAATTTTAATTCTTATTGTATTTTATTTCTATGAAAAAAGTAGAATTGCTCAGAATAAAATACCCCTATTTGATGTTCATTTACTTAAAAATAGGGATTTCACGTTAGGAACCAGCACACGTCTCCTAATGAATCTAGCTCTAGCAGGAACAGTATTTGTAATGCCAGTGTTCTTGCAGGCAGTATCTGGTGCGGATGCATTCACTACGGGGCTGATTTTAATGCCGCTTACAGTAGGATTACTTGTATTCTCCATTATCGCCTCAAAGATTTCTGGAAGGCTTCCCCATAGAACTATAATTGCTATGGGATTCGCTGTTGCATTATTGGGAGCAATTATTCTCAGATCTCAGTTCAGTTTATATACTCAACTTATTGATTTAGTTCCGGGCATGTTCTGTTTGGGTGTGGGCCTGGGATTGTCCATTCCACTAACGGCGGATGTGATACTTACTAGTGCCGGTGATAAAAAACAGGCGGATGCTTCAGGATTCATGTCAACTGGTGCTAATTTGGGTTCTTCCATGGGAACTGCAGTTATAGGAGTTATATTAATTCTGGGAGCCATTAGTGGAATGTACACAGCTATAGATGCTAATTATCCAGATCAAATAACCAAGCAGCAGTATAAAGAAAACATAGGCTTTTATTTTGAAAAATTAAAGACAGCTAATATAGAACAATTAAAAAATCAAAAGTCTGTAGCGTCTAATATGGTAAATACTACTATAACAACGGCTATGAAATATGCTATGGATGCAGTATCTCTTTTCATGCTTTTAGGCCTAATATTGGCTTTATTTTTGAGGCCTATCAGTAAAGAGGGATGA